One region of Natronorubrum aibiense genomic DNA includes:
- the hjc gene encoding Holliday junction resolvase Hjc, with amino-acid sequence MSQAKGDRRERELVNELDAAGFAVMRAPASGSATERELPDVLAGDGERFYAIEAKSSAGDPIYLTGEEVEALTYFAQNFGAKPRIGVRFDREDWYFFHPADLYVTDGGNYRVKKETALADGTDFAEFVGRSEKVTLAELGDDGDDGPDEDVLRVLTAVEQGVMEIEEAATLLE; translated from the coding sequence ATGTCTCAGGCGAAGGGCGACCGCCGCGAACGGGAACTCGTCAACGAACTCGATGCGGCCGGTTTCGCGGTGATGCGCGCCCCCGCAAGCGGCTCGGCGACGGAACGCGAACTCCCCGACGTGCTCGCCGGCGACGGCGAGCGGTTCTACGCGATCGAGGCCAAATCCAGCGCCGGCGACCCGATCTACCTCACCGGTGAGGAGGTCGAAGCGCTGACGTACTTCGCACAGAACTTCGGCGCGAAACCCCGGATCGGCGTCCGCTTCGACCGCGAGGACTGGTATTTCTTCCACCCTGCCGACCTCTACGTTACCGACGGCGGCAACTACCGGGTCAAAAAGGAAACCGCACTCGCCGACGGCACCGACTTCGCCGAGTTCGTCGGCCGCTCGGAGAAGGTCACTTTAGCGGAGCTCGGCGACGACGGCGACGACGGGCCGGACGAGGACGTGCTTCGCGTGCTCACGGCCGTCGAACAGGGCGTCATGGAGATCGAGGAAGCCGCGACGCTGCTCGAGTGA
- a CDS encoding CPBP family intramembrane glutamic endopeptidase gives METSSQHRDGAPLRSTLVAVGLTIFGLVGASIATVPAMLIDPALLEGVGNASIESRTLYLILNFVGMALAGGVYLAATGRGWSYVDLRMPTKTGWWYVLGGIVASLLFLFGINILLQLLSVPAAESNVVEVVGQDQTMILIMIVIVFFFNAPAEEFLFRNVVQKRLYDAFTRMQAVVLASTIFALVHFPMYVTLADSMLATASSLAIMFGGALIFGYLYAKTDNLVVPIASHAALNAFQFGVLYLAVEYDIETAEPAPSMLLEAVAAVPL, from the coding sequence ATGGAGACGTCCTCCCAACATCGTGACGGTGCGCCGCTTCGATCGACGCTCGTCGCCGTCGGACTAACGATTTTCGGACTCGTCGGGGCCAGTATCGCGACGGTTCCAGCGATGCTTATCGACCCAGCGCTGCTCGAGGGAGTCGGTAACGCCTCGATCGAGAGCCGAACGCTATATCTGATCTTGAACTTCGTCGGCATGGCGTTGGCAGGGGGGGTCTATCTCGCCGCCACCGGCCGCGGCTGGTCGTACGTCGACCTCCGCATGCCGACGAAAACGGGCTGGTGGTACGTCCTCGGCGGGATCGTCGCTAGCCTCCTGTTTTTGTTCGGCATCAACATCCTCCTGCAACTCCTCTCGGTGCCGGCCGCGGAGAGTAACGTCGTCGAGGTCGTCGGCCAAGACCAGACGATGATCCTGATCATGATCGTCATCGTCTTTTTCTTCAACGCGCCGGCCGAGGAGTTCCTGTTCCGGAACGTCGTCCAGAAGCGCCTCTACGATGCGTTCACGCGGATGCAGGCTGTCGTGCTCGCGAGTACCATCTTCGCGCTCGTTCACTTCCCGATGTACGTGACCCTTGCCGACTCGATGCTCGCGACTGCCTCTTCGCTTGCGATCATGTTCGGCGGCGCGCTCATCTTCGGCTACCTCTACGCGAAAACCGACAACCTCGTCGTGCCGATTGCGTCCCACGCCGCACTGAACGCCTTCCAGTTCGGCGTCCTCTATCTCGCCGTCGAGTACGACATCGAGACGGCTGAACCAGCTCCGTCGATGCTGCTCGAGGCCGTCGCGGCCGTTCCGCTGTAG